The following proteins are encoded in a genomic region of Thiomonas sp. X19:
- the metK gene encoding methionine adenosyltransferase: protein MADSFFFTSESVSEGHPDKVADQISDAILDAILAQDPTSRVAAETLANTGLIVLAGEITTNAVVDYIQVARNTLKRIGYDDADFGIDHKSCAVLVAYDKQSPDIAQGVDKAHDNNLDQGAGDQGLMFGYACDETPELMPAPIYYAHRLVERQSQLRRDGRLSWLRPDAKSQITFRYENGRPSAIDTVVLSTQHAPDIALADLREAVIEHIIKPVLPPEFMRGEVKYLINPTGRFVVGGPQGDCGLTGRKIIVDTYGGAAPHGGGAFSGKDPSKVDRSAAYAARYVAKNIVAAGLAKKCLVQISYAIGVALPTSIMVTTQGTGVIDDAKLEQLVRRHFDLRPKGIVNMLDLLRPIYAKTAAYGHFGRDEPEFSWEATDKAAKLREDAGLGELRGVGVVTA from the coding sequence ATGGCTGATTCATTCTTCTTCACGTCCGAATCCGTGTCCGAAGGCCACCCCGACAAGGTGGCTGACCAAATCTCCGACGCCATCCTCGACGCCATTTTGGCGCAGGACCCCACCTCCCGCGTTGCCGCTGAAACCCTGGCCAACACCGGCCTCATCGTCCTGGCCGGCGAAATCACCACCAATGCGGTGGTCGATTACATCCAGGTGGCGCGCAACACCCTCAAGCGCATTGGCTACGACGACGCCGACTTCGGCATCGACCACAAAAGCTGCGCCGTGCTGGTGGCCTACGACAAGCAAAGCCCCGACATCGCCCAGGGCGTGGACAAGGCCCACGACAACAACCTCGACCAAGGCGCCGGCGACCAGGGCCTGATGTTCGGCTACGCCTGCGACGAAACCCCCGAGCTGATGCCTGCACCCATTTACTACGCCCACCGCTTGGTGGAACGCCAAAGCCAATTGCGCCGCGACGGTCGCCTGTCCTGGCTGCGCCCGGACGCCAAGAGCCAGATCACTTTCCGCTACGAAAACGGCCGCCCGTCGGCGATCGACACCGTGGTGCTGTCCACCCAGCATGCCCCCGACATTGCCTTGGCCGATCTGCGCGAAGCCGTGATCGAACACATCATCAAACCCGTGCTGCCGCCCGAGTTCATGCGCGGCGAGGTCAAGTACCTCATCAACCCCACCGGCCGCTTCGTCGTCGGCGGCCCGCAGGGCGACTGCGGCCTGACCGGGCGCAAGATCATCGTCGACACCTACGGCGGCGCGGCCCCGCACGGCGGTGGCGCGTTCTCCGGCAAGGACCCGAGCAAGGTCGACCGCTCGGCCGCCTACGCCGCACGCTACGTGGCGAAGAACATCGTCGCCGCCGGTCTGGCGAAAAAGTGCCTGGTGCAAATTTCCTACGCCATCGGCGTGGCCCTGCCCACCAGCATCATGGTGACGACACAAGGCACCGGCGTGATCGATGACGCCAAACTCGAACAACTGGTGCGCCGCCACTTCGACCTGCGCCCCAAGGGCATCGTCAACATGCTCGACCTGCTGCGCCCCATCTACGCCAAAACCGCCGCCTACGGCCACTTCGGTCGCGACGAACCCGAATTCAGCTGGGAAGCGACCGACAAGGCGGCGAAGCTACGGGAGGACGCGGGCTTGGGGGAACTGCGCGGGGTGGGGGTGGTGACGGCCTGA
- a CDS encoding LysE family transporter: protein MLNPKIMLFFLAFLPQFVDPAHGKQGWALLLLGVAFAFNGTLFNLAVAWVAARARSRLGRMQRLVVWVRRVTGLVFISLGLRLALAAR, encoded by the coding sequence GTGCTGAACCCGAAAATCATGCTGTTCTTCCTCGCCTTCCTGCCGCAGTTCGTCGATCCGGCGCACGGCAAGCAGGGCTGGGCTCTCCTGCTGCTGGGCGTGGCGTTCGCGTTCAACGGCACGCTGTTCAACCTGGCCGTGGCCTGGGTTGCGGCGCGCGCCCGCAGCCGCCTGGGGCGCATGCAGCGGCTGGTCGTCTGGGTGCGCCGGGTGACGGGTCTCGTCTTCATCAGCCTGGGGCTGCGGCTGGCGCTGGCGGCGCGGTAG
- a CDS encoding AbrB/MazE/SpoVT family DNA-binding domain-containing protein — MPTATLTSKGQITLPLAVRKALGVSTGQQVDFVPDKDGFRVVAVSHDVATLKGRFAGRVGKPVSLEAMDEAIAAGAAARARKSA, encoded by the coding sequence ATGCCCACCGCCACCCTCACCAGCAAAGGCCAGATCACCCTGCCGCTGGCCGTTCGCAAGGCCTTGGGGGTGAGCACGGGCCAGCAGGTGGATTTCGTTCCGGACAAAGATGGATTCCGCGTGGTGGCTGTCAGCCATGACGTGGCGACGCTCAAGGGGCGCTTTGCGGGGCGGGTGGGCAAGCCCGTCAGCCTGGAGGCGATGGACGAGGCCATCGCTGCCGGTGCGGCAGCGCGCGCGCGCAAATCCGCATGA
- a CDS encoding PIN domain-containing protein, translating into MIGLDTNILVRYLTQDDARQSALASKFIEQSLSASQPGFVSLVVLAELCWVLQRLYGVTPNELADLIADLSNTPRFVLEQRTAVQATLTHFRGLKSRKSGLVDVLIAQRAAAEGCSQTVTFDKAAVRAGGMALLA; encoded by the coding sequence ATGATCGGTCTGGACACCAATATCCTGGTCCGTTATCTGACGCAGGACGATGCCCGCCAGTCGGCATTGGCCAGCAAGTTCATCGAACAGAGCCTCTCGGCCAGTCAACCGGGGTTCGTGAGCCTGGTCGTGCTGGCCGAGTTGTGCTGGGTGCTGCAGCGGCTCTATGGTGTGACGCCAAACGAACTGGCCGATCTGATCGCAGATCTGTCGAACACGCCGCGATTCGTGTTGGAGCAGCGCACCGCGGTGCAGGCCACGCTGACGCATTTCCGTGGCCTCAAGTCGCGCAAGTCCGGGCTGGTGGACGTCCTGATCGCTCAACGCGCCGCAGCAGAAGGCTGCAGCCAGACGGTGACATTCGACAAAGCTGCGGTGCGCGCGGGCGGAATGGCCTTGCTGGCGTAG
- a CDS encoding Arc family DNA-binding protein: protein MTVSLSIKEVPESLAERLRQRAARNHRSLQGELMSILERAALDDASSNTRSAPPSSSQQDQPQTASAQRGWKSIEQIAAEHLARFPKPIASGPRAVDIIRAERDSR, encoded by the coding sequence ATGACCGTCAGCCTCTCCATCAAAGAAGTGCCGGAAAGCCTCGCCGAACGCCTGCGCCAGCGCGCGGCGCGCAACCATCGCTCGCTGCAAGGCGAGTTGATGAGCATTCTCGAGCGCGCTGCACTGGACGATGCGTCGTCCAACACCAGATCGGCGCCGCCTTCGAGTTCGCAGCAAGATCAGCCCCAAACGGCCAGCGCGCAACGCGGCTGGAAAAGCATCGAGCAGATTGCCGCCGAGCACCTTGCCCGCTTTCCCAAGCCCATCGCGAGCGGACCCCGCGCGGTGGACATCATTCGCGCCGAGCGCGATTCCAGGTAA
- the ahcY gene encoding adenosylhomocysteinase, translated as MNAVVDSKTSPDFCIADIGLADWGRREIAIAESEMPALMAIREEYAARQPLRGARITGSLHMTIQTAVLIETLQALGAQVRWASCNIFSTQDHAAAAIAASGTPVFAVKGESLEDYWLYTHRIFEWTDGGYSNMILDDGGDATLLLHLGARAETDAAALNHPTSEEERVLFAAIKSRLAASPKWYSTRLARILGVTEETTTGVHRLYQMHQRGELKFPAINVNDSVTKSKFDNLYGCRESLVDGIKRATDVMVAGKIAVVAGYGDVGKGSAQALRALSAQVWVTEIDPICALQAAMEGYRVVTMDYACEHADIFVTATGNYHVITHDHMARMKNQAIVCNIGHFDNEIDVASIEKYQWEEIKPQVDHVIFPSVDGKPGKRIILLAKGRLVNLGCGTGHPSYVMSSSFANQTLAQIELFSKAADYPVGVYTLPKHLDEHVARLQLKTLNAQITTLTDQQASYIGVPKNGPYKTEHYRY; from the coding sequence ATGAACGCTGTGGTCGATTCGAAAACCTCCCCCGACTTTTGCATCGCCGACATCGGCCTGGCCGATTGGGGCCGCCGCGAAATTGCCATTGCCGAGAGCGAAATGCCCGCGCTGATGGCCATCCGCGAGGAATATGCCGCCCGGCAACCGCTGCGCGGCGCGCGCATCACCGGCAGTCTGCACATGACCATCCAGACCGCCGTGCTGATCGAAACCCTGCAGGCGCTGGGTGCGCAGGTGCGCTGGGCCTCGTGCAATATTTTTTCGACGCAGGATCACGCCGCCGCGGCCATTGCCGCCAGCGGCACGCCGGTGTTCGCGGTGAAGGGCGAGTCGCTCGAAGACTACTGGCTCTACACCCACCGCATTTTCGAGTGGACCGACGGCGGCTACTCGAACATGATCCTCGACGACGGCGGTGACGCCACGCTGCTGCTGCACCTCGGTGCGCGCGCTGAAACCGATGCCGCCGCGCTCAACCACCCGACCAGCGAGGAAGAGCGCGTGCTGTTCGCCGCGATCAAGTCCAGGCTGGCGGCGTCGCCCAAGTGGTATTCCACCCGCCTGGCGCGCATCTTGGGCGTGACGGAAGAAACCACCACCGGCGTGCACCGCCTGTATCAAATGCACCAGCGCGGCGAACTCAAGTTCCCCGCCATCAACGTCAACGACAGCGTCACCAAGAGCAAGTTCGACAACCTCTACGGTTGCCGTGAAAGCCTGGTGGACGGCATCAAGCGCGCCACCGATGTGATGGTCGCGGGCAAGATCGCCGTGGTCGCAGGCTATGGCGACGTGGGCAAGGGCTCGGCGCAGGCCTTGCGCGCTTTGAGTGCCCAGGTGTGGGTGACCGAGATCGACCCGATCTGCGCGCTGCAGGCGGCGATGGAAGGCTACCGCGTGGTGACCATGGACTACGCCTGCGAGCATGCCGACATTTTCGTCACCGCCACCGGCAACTACCACGTCATCACCCACGACCACATGGCCCGCATGAAGAACCAGGCCATCGTCTGCAATATCGGCCACTTCGACAATGAAATCGACGTGGCCAGCATCGAGAAGTACCAGTGGGAAGAGATCAAGCCCCAGGTCGATCACGTCATTTTCCCTTCAGTTGACGGAAAACCGGGCAAGCGCATCATCCTGCTGGCCAAGGGGCGCCTGGTGAATCTGGGCTGTGGCACCGGCCACCCCAGCTATGTGATGAGCTCCAGCTTCGCCAACCAGACCCTGGCGCAGATCGAGCTGTTCAGCAAAGCCGCCGATTACCCGGTGGGCGTCTACACCCTGCCCAAGCACCTCGACGAGCATGTGGCGCGCCTGCAGCTCAAGACGCTGAACGCGCAGATCACCACGCTCACCGACCAGCAGGCCAGCTATATCGGCGTGCCCAAGAACGGGCCGTACAAGACCGAGCATTACCGCTATTGA
- a CDS encoding type II toxin-antitoxin system VapC family toxin, translated as MTLPSATLYVAEPPEIYLARTPAVVDCSVLAAVLFEERERDLALEQLRGKSLHAPGLLGYEMASVARKKRAGGWPEASVALALEDFDAQRIQLHTPLAAEQVDLALRYGLSAYDAAYLWLAASIKAPLLTFDRLLGEAARQHLASLA; from the coding sequence ATGACTTTGCCAAGCGCCACGCTTTACGTCGCCGAGCCGCCCGAGATCTATCTGGCGCGCACGCCTGCTGTGGTGGATTGCAGCGTGCTGGCGGCCGTCCTGTTCGAAGAACGCGAGCGCGACTTGGCGCTGGAACAGCTACGCGGCAAATCCCTGCATGCCCCCGGGCTGCTGGGTTACGAGATGGCCAGCGTCGCCCGGAAAAAGCGCGCAGGGGGTTGGCCCGAAGCCTCGGTGGCGCTGGCGCTGGAGGATTTCGATGCCCAGCGCATCCAGCTCCATACGCCGTTGGCTGCGGAACAGGTCGACCTGGCCTTGCGCTACGGTTTGTCGGCCTACGACGCGGCCTATCTCTGGCTGGCCGCCAGCATCAAGGCGCCGCTGCTGACCTTCGACCGCCTGCTCGGCGAGGCGGCGCGGCAACATCTCGCCTCCCTGGCCTAG
- a CDS encoding lipid A biosynthesis acyltransferase: MSRIGLGLLWLLHLLPYGVIGRIGTAMGVVLWPLARKRRAITLRNLELCFPDWTQARREQVGRAHFICVSRAFLERVVLWWASPARLERVLHLRGAVDEALHGAGAVLLLGIHFEGMDAAWTALTLAAQRPLSGMYTPQKSKVLDRWVLDGRSRFHTERIVSRHEGAGGMLRALRRGTPFYTLPDMDFGERHSRFIPFFGVPAATLDAVPRLAASSKARVYPVVARMLPGYAGYEITIHPAWDHFPTLQDGRLADIDADLLRMNHFIEQRVLEMPEQYHWVHKRFKTRPPGEPSLY, encoded by the coding sequence ATGAGCCGCATCGGCCTTGGCCTGCTCTGGCTGCTGCACCTGCTGCCCTACGGCGTGATCGGGCGCATCGGCACCGCCATGGGGGTTGTGCTATGGCCGCTGGCGCGCAAACGCCGCGCCATCACCCTGCGCAACCTGGAGCTTTGCTTTCCCGACTGGACCCAGGCGCGGCGCGAGCAGGTGGGCCGGGCGCATTTCATTTGCGTCAGCCGCGCTTTCCTCGAACGCGTGGTGCTGTGGTGGGCAAGTCCTGCGCGCCTGGAACGGGTGCTGCATCTGCGCGGCGCGGTGGACGAAGCGCTGCATGGCGCGGGCGCCGTGCTGCTGCTGGGCATTCATTTCGAGGGCATGGACGCGGCCTGGACGGCGCTGACCCTGGCGGCGCAGCGCCCGCTGTCGGGCATGTACACGCCGCAAAAGTCCAAGGTGCTGGACCGCTGGGTGCTCGATGGCCGCAGCCGCTTTCACACCGAGCGCATCGTCTCGCGCCACGAGGGCGCCGGCGGCATGCTGCGCGCGCTGCGCCGCGGCACGCCGTTCTACACCTTGCCGGACATGGATTTCGGCGAGCGCCACTCGCGCTTCATTCCGTTTTTCGGCGTGCCCGCCGCGACGCTCGACGCCGTGCCGCGCCTGGCGGCCTCGAGCAAGGCGCGGGTCTACCCGGTGGTGGCGCGCATGCTGCCGGGCTATGCCGGCTACGAGATCACCATCCATCCGGCCTGGGACCATTTCCCCACCCTGCAGGATGGCCGCCTGGCCGACATCGACGCCGACCTGCTGCGCATGAACCACTTCATCGAGCAGCGCGTGCTGGAAATGCCCGAGCAATATCATTGGGTGCACAAACGCTTCAAGACCCGGCCGCCCGGCGAACCCTCGTTGTACTGA
- a CDS encoding lysophospholipid acyltransferase family protein, translating into MLRLFRALSHLPLGLLQALGALLGLAVYAASPTYRKRLRANLAQAGYAPSRLALDVARGTGRMLGEMPYVWFRFGPSAAVRRVQLVGKEHVEQAKRESRGILFLTPHLGCFEASAQVVSEWLPITVLYRPPRKRWLDSLVQARPRGQLRTAPATVTGMRPLLRALRHGEAVGLLPDQAPGAGEGVWAPFFGRPAYTMTLPARLVQLTGARIILAFAERLPRGQGYVLHFLPFDETLPDDPVEAATRINLAVEGLIRMRPEQYLWGYNRYKAPPGSLPMPSAQSGQAAQPGAAS; encoded by the coding sequence ATGCTGCGCCTGTTTCGTGCGCTTTCCCATCTGCCCCTTGGCCTGCTCCAGGCCTTGGGCGCCCTGCTCGGGCTGGCGGTTTATGCCGCCTCGCCCACCTACCGCAAGCGACTGCGCGCCAATCTGGCGCAGGCCGGCTACGCCCCCAGCCGTCTGGCGCTCGACGTGGCGCGCGGCACCGGGCGCATGCTGGGTGAAATGCCCTATGTGTGGTTCCGCTTCGGCCCCAGCGCAGCCGTGCGCCGGGTGCAGCTGGTGGGCAAGGAGCATGTGGAGCAGGCCAAGCGCGAGAGCCGCGGCATACTCTTCCTCACCCCGCATCTCGGTTGCTTCGAGGCGTCGGCCCAGGTGGTGTCGGAATGGCTGCCCATCACGGTGCTGTACCGCCCGCCGCGCAAGCGTTGGCTGGACAGCCTGGTGCAGGCCAGGCCGCGCGGGCAGTTGCGCACCGCCCCGGCCACGGTCACCGGCATGCGCCCGCTGCTGCGCGCCCTGCGCCATGGCGAAGCCGTCGGCCTGCTGCCCGACCAGGCCCCGGGTGCCGGTGAAGGCGTGTGGGCGCCGTTTTTCGGCCGCCCGGCCTACACCATGACCTTGCCGGCACGGCTGGTGCAACTCACCGGCGCGCGGATCATCCTGGCGTTTGCCGAGCGCCTGCCACGCGGCCAGGGCTATGTGCTGCATTTCCTGCCCTTCGACGAAACCCTGCCGGACGACCCGGTGGAGGCGGCCACGCGCATCAACCTGGCGGTGGAGGGCCTGATTCGCATGCGCCCGGAGCAATACCTGTGGGGCTACAACCGCTACAAGGCTCCGCCCGGGTCGCTACCCATGCCCAGCGCGCAATCGGGCCAAGCCGCGCAACCGGGTGCCGCATCATGA